In the Victivallis sp. Marseille-Q1083 genome, one interval contains:
- a CDS encoding glycerophosphodiester phosphodiesterase family protein: MKKATLFSFVGAAMLLAAAGCASGNCKCGYVPRSERPVKFVAHRGESITAPENTVEAYELAWRNNAAWGVETDVYLTKDGVMVCDHDGDTKRTTGVPGKISDWTFAELRELDAGSWKGPEWYQCRIPSLREVLATLPPDGHIFVEIKSVGDGFAEAFTRAFEGSGTRLDQITFISFSGDELKRVRQVLPDNRTLFLLGIYDKDGKPEPSAEKLISMLKELDVTGADCYAENLCVDADYIAKVKDAGFEMHFWTINDTKTAKILVERGADSITTDCSKRMAAEWDRVSIED, from the coding sequence ATGAAGAAAGCAACACTGTTCTCCTTCGTCGGTGCGGCCATGTTGTTGGCGGCGGCCGGCTGTGCGTCCGGCAACTGCAAATGCGGTTATGTGCCGCGCAGCGAACGCCCGGTCAAATTTGTCGCTCACCGCGGTGAATCGATCACGGCACCGGAGAACACGGTGGAAGCTTATGAACTGGCCTGGCGCAACAATGCGGCCTGGGGGGTGGAAACCGACGTTTATTTGACCAAAGACGGCGTGATGGTTTGCGATCATGACGGCGATACCAAGCGTACGACCGGCGTGCCGGGCAAAATCAGTGATTGGACGTTTGCCGAGCTGCGCGAACTGGATGCCGGGAGTTGGAAAGGTCCGGAGTGGTATCAGTGCCGCATTCCGAGTTTGCGGGAAGTATTGGCGACCCTGCCGCCGGACGGTCATATTTTTGTCGAGATCAAGAGTGTCGGCGATGGTTTCGCCGAGGCGTTTACCCGGGCATTCGAGGGCTCCGGCACCCGTTTGGATCAGATTACTTTCATCTCTTTCAGCGGCGACGAGCTGAAACGCGTCCGTCAGGTGTTGCCGGACAACCGCACGTTGTTCTTGCTGGGCATCTATGACAAGGATGGCAAGCCGGAGCCGTCGGCTGAAAAATTGATTTCGATGTTGAAGGAGCTCGATGTTACGGGAGCCGACTGCTATGCGGAAAATCTCTGTGTCGATGCCGACTATATTGCCAAAGTAAAAGATGCCGGTTTCGAAATGCACTTCTGGACGATCAACGATACCAAGACCGCCAAAATTCTGGTGGAGCGCGGTGCCGATTCGATTACGACTGACTGTTCGAAGCGGATGGCGGCGGAATGGGACCGCGTAAGTATCGAAGACTGA
- a CDS encoding 3-deoxy-7-phosphoheptulonate synthase: protein MLKSNNVNIASRSLLSPPGSVRSELPLSLEAVMKVVEARQSVMNILDGADHRHMVIVGPCSIHAPEAAIEYAQRLRKLSEEVKDRIFILMRAYFEKPRTTVGWKGLIYDPDINKSYNIEKGIFQARKLLLKIVDLGLPVATEMLDPILAQYIADAVSWAAIGARTTESQTHRQLASGLSMPVGFKNATDGSFQTALDAISTARSPHSFIGVTEDGHVGVFRTKGNPYGHIVLRGGEHPNYMAEYIAFLTVAMRRNNLRPNIVIDCSHANSGKKYDRQHIAFHDVVEQVAAGERAIVGTMLESYLEPGAQKIVADEKPLPNISITDGCIGWEETEQLIRFAYDRLGDRN from the coding sequence ATGTTGAAAAGCAATAATGTCAATATCGCGAGCCGCAGCTTGTTGTCGCCGCCCGGCAGCGTCCGTTCGGAACTGCCGCTGTCGCTGGAGGCGGTGATGAAAGTGGTGGAGGCCCGGCAGAGCGTCATGAATATCCTCGACGGCGCCGATCACCGGCACATGGTGATCGTCGGCCCCTGTTCGATTCATGCGCCGGAAGCGGCGATCGAATATGCCCAGCGGCTCCGGAAGCTGAGCGAAGAGGTCAAAGACCGCATTTTCATTTTGATGCGCGCTTATTTCGAAAAGCCGCGAACCACCGTCGGCTGGAAGGGGTTGATTTACGACCCGGACATCAATAAATCGTACAATATTGAAAAAGGCATCTTTCAGGCCAGAAAATTGCTGCTGAAGATTGTCGATCTCGGTCTGCCGGTTGCGACCGAAATGCTCGACCCGATCCTGGCGCAATATATTGCCGACGCGGTCAGTTGGGCGGCGATCGGCGCCCGCACCACCGAATCGCAGACCCACCGCCAGTTGGCCAGCGGCCTGTCGATGCCGGTCGGGTTCAAGAACGCCACCGACGGCAGTTTCCAGACGGCACTGGACGCCATCAGCACGGCGCGGTCGCCGCACAGTTTCATCGGCGTTACCGAGGATGGGCATGTCGGTGTTTTCCGGACCAAAGGCAACCCGTACGGGCACATCGTGCTGCGCGGCGGCGAACACCCGAATTACATGGCCGAATACATCGCTTTCCTGACCGTGGCGATGCGCCGCAATAATTTGAGGCCGAACATCGTGATCGACTGCAGCCATGCCAATTCCGGCAAAAAATACGACCGGCAGCACATCGCTTTCCATGATGTCGTCGAACAGGTCGCCGCCGGTGAAAGGGCGATTGTCGGCACGATGCTGGAAAGCTATCTGGAGCCGGGGGCGCAGAAGATCGTCGCCGACGAAAAACCGCTGCCGAATATCTCGATCACCGACGGCTGCATCGGCTGGGAGGAGACGGAGCAGTTGATCCGTTTCGCCTACGACCGGCTCGGCGACCGCAATTGA
- a CDS encoding metallophosphoesterase yields MPVNWDKTEKLRAPAGNWQQRCRRQLERWLFASFNEILIRQTTLELNHFGNGKLDGLRVVALSDLHARDWHVGEGFLASLIEAVNRRQPDLIFLLGDYVDRHGDEAISPEEIAAWLGKFKARYGILAVLGNHDIHCGKLRLMQALSANGIDVLSDSSRTLSIGDHKLQIAGAAELWTEATVPGHMLHRLNPAVPTIVLTHAPDLFKSLPPWIALTLAGHTHAGQVRLPWLKRFVIPSQIPERYDYGIFRDREKTLVVSAGIGTSRLPLRINCPPEILELTLKNKKS; encoded by the coding sequence ATGCCAGTGAACTGGGATAAGACCGAAAAGCTGCGGGCGCCGGCCGGCAATTGGCAACAGCGCTGCCGCCGGCAACTGGAACGCTGGCTGTTCGCTTCCTTCAATGAAATTCTGATCCGGCAGACGACGTTGGAATTGAATCATTTCGGCAATGGCAAGCTGGATGGTTTGCGCGTCGTGGCGCTCAGTGACCTGCATGCCCGGGATTGGCATGTCGGCGAAGGTTTTCTGGCGTCATTGATCGAAGCGGTCAACCGGCGGCAACCGGACCTGATCTTTCTGCTGGGCGACTACGTCGACCGTCATGGCGACGAAGCAATTTCCCCGGAGGAAATTGCCGCCTGGCTGGGCAAATTCAAAGCCCGCTACGGAATCTTGGCCGTGCTGGGCAACCATGATATTCATTGTGGCAAACTCCGGCTGATGCAGGCATTGAGCGCGAACGGCATCGACGTATTGAGCGATTCCAGCCGGACCTTATCGATTGGAGACCATAAATTGCAGATTGCCGGAGCCGCCGAATTGTGGACCGAAGCGACAGTGCCGGGTCATATGCTTCACCGCTTGAATCCGGCGGTGCCGACCATCGTTTTGACCCATGCGCCGGACTTGTTCAAAAGCCTGCCGCCGTGGATTGCATTGACTCTGGCCGGCCATACCCATGCCGGGCAGGTGCGCTTGCCGTGGTTGAAACGTTTTGTCATTCCTTCTCAAATTCCGGAACGTTACGATTACGGGATTTTCCGGGATCGGGAAAAAACACTGGTGGTAAGCGCCGGAATCGGAACCAGTCGTTTGCCGTTGCGAATCAATTGCCCGCCGGAAATTCTGGAATTGACTTTAAAAAATAAAAAAAGCTAA
- a CDS encoding AMP-binding protein: MADSFNLKRIDVVGWQFILLTMLGNLAITNFLYAWHPAMTPAGVSVGVLFFVLALWLGIQLPVRQLERENRHVYLYIGLGFELFGIGLTWCGLLAAEEWRMFGWIGAEVFYALSLAALLSGFYRGWPLGYRYRYIFRQLTWLLLGGCMIFTLFSLAALYLGQNGFTGGKIRYGIIGAQLLLLAAEWLMSRLLSSRTQATEMERDAARPWILEQLVLILLAAGTPFFALLFWHDWQWLQPGAIFFLLGTWAGALWIKISAGPVLNVGRWPLAVLGTVGILLLMLIWPETFAGAAWLGGLSMLLGIFYALGLLALAPDGLKRVPWPQRVTRSARLIGCTTLGCLGGLWGRRLELAPELLPAGFAVWAIFLLTLLWHRPDIFLRSVILLLSNTLYRIRLLGIDRLPEHGPALLIANHVSVVDALLVMCCTPRRVYFLVHHSFYNLPGLHWFLVRCGALEVPSARHPKKMCRLFQRVQQLLTAGELVCLFPEGGITRNGIMQNFRKGTREMLPDERIPVIPLRLGMQWGSMFAFFNGKLRFIRPHELPIPASITVGEPLDPNLSAYEIRQRISELGADTETLPRQNEMPIHTHFARQAKRRPWHASFKDYGAPAIGNFSLLVRALLLSREIRRLAGDSDYVGVMLPNCTAAATTLLAVMYADKTPAVLNFTAGAAARREALARGNIRLVLTSRKFLAKLALKPEPEMVCLEEIASGIGRRAKCAVILAAALLPTQCLMKKFAPKSAARLFKPAVLLFSSGSTGVPKGVMLSHHNINCDFFSFWRVIGWRNSDKLIGNLPLFHSFGLTVCFWVSAMSGCQVVYLPNPLDGVTVGKLLEEEKITLMMATPTFLQTYMRRCSREQFRSLRLVITGGEKLRLDIADKFKAATGLSIVEGYGCTELSPIVSINLASSIFTLGKCAGKYGSIGVPLPGIAVKIVDPDSGEPVPENHSGLLLVKGGNVMIGYLNDPEATAQVIHNGWYNTGDIARMDFDGYLTITGRLSRFSKISGEMVPHELLEIQINELLETEERCIAVCGIPDSRRGERLLLFHSLPSLDVDHITALLREHGVPNLWIPKKDDFIPIDHIPLLGNGKLDLQQIKVLAAQVPVQ; this comes from the coding sequence ATGGCGGATTCTTTTAATTTAAAACGGATTGATGTGGTCGGCTGGCAATTTATTCTGCTGACCATGCTCGGCAACCTGGCAATCACCAATTTTCTCTACGCCTGGCATCCGGCCATGACGCCGGCGGGCGTCAGCGTAGGCGTATTATTTTTCGTGCTGGCGCTGTGGCTGGGCATCCAACTGCCGGTACGGCAACTGGAACGGGAAAACCGGCATGTTTATCTGTACATCGGCCTGGGTTTTGAGTTGTTCGGCATCGGCCTGACCTGGTGCGGCCTGCTGGCCGCCGAGGAATGGCGTATGTTCGGCTGGATCGGCGCGGAAGTGTTTTACGCGTTGAGCCTGGCCGCCCTTTTGAGCGGCTTTTACCGCGGCTGGCCGCTCGGCTACCGTTACCGGTATATCTTCCGCCAATTGACCTGGCTGCTGCTCGGCGGCTGTATGATTTTCACACTGTTCAGCCTGGCCGCCCTTTATCTCGGCCAGAATGGTTTCACCGGCGGCAAAATACGCTACGGCATCATCGGGGCCCAATTGCTGCTGCTGGCGGCGGAATGGCTGATGAGCCGTCTGCTGTCCTCCCGGACCCAGGCGACGGAAATGGAAAGAGATGCCGCCCGGCCCTGGATATTGGAACAGCTGGTGCTGATCCTGCTGGCGGCCGGCACGCCGTTTTTCGCGCTGTTGTTCTGGCACGACTGGCAATGGCTGCAGCCGGGAGCGATCTTCTTCCTGCTGGGCACCTGGGCCGGGGCGCTGTGGATAAAAATCAGCGCCGGCCCGGTGCTGAATGTCGGCCGCTGGCCGCTGGCGGTGCTCGGAACGGTCGGCATACTGCTGCTGATGCTGATCTGGCCGGAAACCTTTGCCGGCGCCGCCTGGCTCGGCGGGTTGAGCATGCTGCTCGGCATTTTTTACGCGCTGGGACTGCTGGCATTGGCGCCGGACGGCCTGAAGCGGGTGCCGTGGCCGCAGCGGGTGACCCGCAGCGCCCGGTTGATCGGCTGCACGACGCTCGGCTGCCTCGGCGGCTTGTGGGGCAGACGGCTGGAATTGGCGCCGGAGCTGCTGCCGGCGGGATTTGCCGTCTGGGCCATTTTTCTGCTGACGCTGTTGTGGCACCGGCCGGATATTTTTCTGCGTTCGGTCATCCTGCTATTGAGCAATACTCTTTACCGGATCAGGCTGCTGGGGATCGACCGGCTGCCGGAACACGGCCCTGCTCTGTTGATCGCCAACCACGTCTCCGTCGTCGATGCACTGCTGGTGATGTGCTGTACGCCGCGACGGGTTTATTTCCTCGTCCACCACTCCTTCTACAATTTGCCGGGGCTGCACTGGTTTCTGGTGCGCTGCGGCGCGCTGGAGGTGCCGTCCGCCCGTCATCCGAAAAAGATGTGCCGCCTGTTTCAAAGGGTGCAGCAGTTGCTGACCGCCGGCGAACTGGTCTGCCTGTTTCCGGAAGGCGGCATCACCCGGAACGGCATCATGCAGAATTTCCGGAAAGGCACCCGGGAAATGCTGCCGGACGAGCGCATTCCGGTCATTCCGCTGCGGTTGGGAATGCAATGGGGCAGCATGTTCGCTTTTTTCAACGGCAAGCTGCGTTTCATCCGCCCGCACGAGCTGCCGATTCCCGCTTCGATCACGGTCGGCGAACCGCTCGACCCGAACTTGTCGGCGTACGAGATCCGGCAACGCATTTCGGAGCTTGGCGCGGATACCGAGACATTGCCGCGCCAAAATGAAATGCCGATCCATACCCATTTCGCCCGGCAGGCCAAACGGCGCCCCTGGCATGCTTCCTTCAAGGATTACGGAGCGCCGGCAATCGGCAATTTTTCGTTGCTGGTGCGGGCCCTGCTGTTGAGCCGGGAAATTCGCCGCCTGGCCGGAGACAGCGACTATGTCGGCGTCATGCTGCCGAACTGCACGGCGGCGGCGACGACGCTGCTGGCGGTCATGTATGCCGACAAAACCCCGGCGGTACTGAATTTCACGGCCGGTGCGGCGGCCCGCCGGGAAGCGCTGGCGCGCGGCAACATCCGACTGGTGCTGACCAGCCGAAAGTTCCTGGCGAAACTGGCCCTGAAACCGGAACCGGAAATGGTCTGCCTGGAGGAAATCGCTTCCGGCATCGGCCGCCGGGCCAAATGCGCGGTCATCCTGGCGGCGGCTCTGCTGCCGACCCAATGTCTGATGAAAAAATTCGCGCCGAAATCGGCGGCGCGGCTGTTCAAACCGGCGGTACTGCTTTTTTCCAGCGGTTCGACCGGCGTCCCCAAAGGCGTCATGCTGTCGCATCACAACATCAACTGCGACTTTTTCTCCTTCTGGCGGGTGATCGGCTGGCGGAACAGCGACAAACTGATCGGCAATCTGCCGTTGTTTCACTCGTTCGGGCTGACGGTTTGCTTCTGGGTGTCGGCGATGTCCGGCTGTCAAGTGGTGTACCTGCCCAATCCGCTCGACGGCGTCACGGTCGGCAAATTGCTGGAGGAAGAAAAAATTACTCTGATGATGGCAACTCCGACTTTTCTGCAGACTTACATGCGGCGCTGTTCGCGGGAGCAGTTCCGTTCGCTGCGGCTGGTCATCACCGGCGGTGAAAAACTCCGGCTTGATATCGCCGACAAATTCAAAGCCGCCACCGGTCTGAGCATCGTCGAAGGGTACGGCTGCACGGAATTGTCGCCGATTGTCTCGATCAACCTGGCCAGTTCGATTTTCACGCTGGGCAAATGCGCCGGCAAATACGGCAGCATCGGGGTGCCGCTGCCCGGCATTGCGGTAAAAATCGTCGATCCGGACAGCGGGGAACCGGTGCCGGAAAATCATTCCGGGCTGCTGCTGGTCAAGGGCGGCAACGTGATGATCGGTTATCTGAACGATCCGGAAGCGACCGCGCAGGTCATTCACAACGGCTGGTACAACACCGGCGATATCGCCCGGATGGACTTCGACGGCTACCTGACGATCACCGGCCGGCTCTCCCGGTTCAGCAAAATTTCCGGCGAAATGGTGCCGCACGAGCTGCTGGAAATCCAGATCAACGAATTGCTGGAAACGGAGGAACGCTGCATCGCGGTCTGCGGCATTCCGGATTCCAGACGCGGCGAACGGCTGTTGCTGTTTCATTCGCTGCCGTCGCTCGACGTCGATCACATCACCGCCCTGCTGCGTGAACACGGGGTGCCCAATTTGTGGATTCCGAAAAAGGACGATTTCATTCCGATCGATCATATTCCATTGCTCGGCAACGGCAAACTCGATCTGCAGCAGATCAAGGTGCTGGCCGCCCAAGTGCCGGTGCAGTAA
- a CDS encoding adenylosuccinate synthase, with protein sequence MPVDILVGTQWGDEGKGKLIDVLTRDVDMVVRFQGGNNAGHTVEIGTEKYVLHLVPSGIFRPGVSCIIGNGLVVDPVGLMQEMQALAARGLDISTIELSNKAHLIFAYHQAADALEEAALGENHKIGTTKRGIGPAYADKAGRTGIRGAQLQNLANLETLFRGQAEKYNRLFREAGATTLDIDAEWAKVREAAIYLAPFVRDTVVSVNRSIKAGKKILCEGAQGALLDIDHGTYPFVTSSNTTTGGACTGAGIAPKHVGTVWGVMKAYTTRVGEGPFPTELLDATGDELRNAGGEFGATTGRPRRCGWFDAVASSYSCMINGVDKLAITKLDVLDGLEELKICTSYEIDGTVTADMPVAADMLARVKPRYESMPGWKESTTEARSWDDLPENARKYLDRMAELVEAEVAIISVGPKREQTFWR encoded by the coding sequence ATGCCTGTAGATATTCTGGTGGGCACCCAGTGGGGAGATGAGGGAAAAGGAAAACTGATCGATGTGCTGACGCGGGACGTCGATATGGTCGTGCGTTTTCAAGGTGGCAACAATGCCGGGCATACGGTCGAGATCGGTACGGAGAAATATGTGCTGCATCTGGTGCCGTCCGGAATCTTCCGTCCCGGCGTTTCCTGCATTATCGGCAACGGCCTGGTCGTCGATCCGGTCGGTTTGATGCAGGAAATGCAGGCGCTGGCGGCGCGCGGGCTGGATATTTCGACCATCGAGTTGAGCAACAAGGCGCATTTGATTTTCGCTTACCACCAGGCGGCCGACGCGTTGGAGGAAGCGGCTTTGGGCGAAAACCATAAGATCGGCACGACAAAACGCGGCATCGGGCCGGCTTACGCCGACAAGGCGGGACGGACCGGCATCCGGGGCGCCCAGTTGCAGAATCTGGCCAATCTGGAAACGCTGTTCCGCGGCCAGGCCGAGAAATACAATCGGTTGTTCCGGGAAGCCGGAGCGACGACGCTGGATATTGACGCCGAATGGGCGAAGGTCAGGGAGGCGGCGATCTATCTGGCGCCGTTTGTCAGGGATACGGTCGTCAGCGTCAACCGGTCGATCAAGGCCGGGAAGAAAATTCTCTGCGAAGGCGCCCAGGGGGCGCTGCTGGATATCGACCACGGCACCTATCCGTTCGTCACCAGCAGCAATACGACCACCGGCGGAGCCTGTACCGGGGCCGGGATCGCGCCGAAGCACGTCGGCACCGTCTGGGGGGTTATGAAAGCCTACACCACCCGGGTCGGGGAAGGGCCGTTTCCGACCGAATTGCTGGACGCGACCGGCGACGAGCTGCGCAATGCCGGCGGTGAATTCGGGGCGACGACCGGCCGGCCGCGGCGTTGCGGCTGGTTCGATGCGGTGGCGTCGAGTTACTCCTGCATGATCAACGGGGTTGATAAGCTGGCGATCACCAAACTGGATGTCCTCGACGGTCTGGAGGAGTTGAAAATCTGTACCTCCTACGAGATCGATGGGACGGTCACTGCCGATATGCCGGTGGCGGCCGATATGCTGGCCCGGGTGAAACCGCGTTATGAATCGATGCCGGGCTGGAAGGAGAGCACCACCGAGGCGCGCAGTTGGGACGATTTGCCGGAAAATGCCCGGAAGTATTTGGACCGGATGGCCGAACTGGTCGAGGCGGAAGTGGCGATCATCTCGGTCGGTCCGAAACGGGAACAGACGTTCTGGCGTTGA
- a CDS encoding 50S ribosome-binding protein YggL, translating into MKKRLRKKLQVGEFFVPAFTLEATLKELDDAEMDQLYDRFIELLQAQELRCYGGWCDEHLYMTISTGPVGHDNEERRLRFLESLGSLQEIVSFNASELG; encoded by the coding sequence ATGAAAAAACGTTTGCGGAAAAAATTGCAAGTCGGGGAATTTTTTGTGCCGGCTTTTACCCTGGAAGCGACGCTGAAGGAGCTGGATGACGCGGAAATGGATCAGTTGTACGATCGTTTCATCGAACTGCTGCAGGCGCAGGAGCTGAGATGTTACGGCGGCTGGTGTGATGAACATCTTTATATGACGATCTCCACCGGGCCGGTCGGCCATGACAATGAAGAACGGCGGCTGCGTTTCCTGGAATCGCTCGGCTCGCTCCAAGAAATTGTCAGTTTCAATGCCAGTGAACTGGGATAA
- a CDS encoding FtsW/RodA/SpoVE family cell cycle protein, with product MKIRTIQAEAPQEGALWPAVRGYLAGYDWLQIAAMLFLLGVGLTFIWSTDQQSGNSFFQRQIRWIVMGTSLWVMAAGINYRQWLPISWLGYLLALGALMVVLLFGVEVNGAVNWFEIKPLGLRLQPSEFAKPVVIVALAALLSNHLFHINKFTHFLLFGVVFAVPFLLIAKEDIGTAAVLVPVAAGMVFVSELRWRTIIAIVVTLVVLVGGVVANEMLSIKPILPELKKYQRERILIFLDPERDPTNYGYNQHQSRLAVGSGGLWGKGVGRGTQNVLGFLPRTVSNNDFIFSVVAEEIGFAGVMALIAAQLLLIYSILRTAYLTPDPFGRYIGVGVAMVFITHGFINMGMSIGLTPVTGIPLPFISYGGSFTMAGMASLGLVQSIYRNGLREE from the coding sequence ATGAAAATTCGCACGATACAAGCCGAGGCGCCTCAGGAGGGCGCACTGTGGCCGGCGGTCCGGGGATATCTGGCCGGCTATGATTGGCTGCAGATTGCGGCCATGCTGTTCCTGCTCGGCGTGGGATTGACGTTCATCTGGTCGACCGACCAGCAATCCGGCAACTCTTTTTTTCAGCGCCAGATCCGCTGGATCGTCATGGGGACCAGTCTCTGGGTAATGGCTGCCGGGATCAATTACCGGCAGTGGCTGCCGATTTCCTGGCTGGGCTATCTGCTGGCGCTGGGGGCGCTGATGGTGGTGCTGCTGTTTGGCGTCGAGGTCAACGGCGCGGTCAACTGGTTTGAAATCAAGCCGCTCGGTTTGCGGCTGCAGCCGTCGGAATTTGCCAAGCCGGTGGTGATTGTCGCACTGGCGGCATTGCTGAGCAATCATCTTTTTCATATCAATAAATTCACGCATTTTCTGTTGTTCGGGGTGGTTTTCGCCGTGCCTTTTCTATTGATCGCCAAGGAGGATATCGGAACTGCGGCGGTATTGGTGCCGGTGGCTGCCGGCATGGTGTTTGTTTCCGAATTGCGTTGGCGCACCATCATCGCGATCGTCGTCACGCTGGTGGTGCTGGTCGGCGGCGTGGTTGCCAATGAGATGTTGAGCATCAAGCCGATTCTGCCGGAGTTGAAGAAATATCAGCGCGAGCGGATTCTGATTTTTCTCGACCCGGAGCGGGACCCCACCAATTACGGCTATAACCAGCATCAATCCCGGCTGGCGGTCGGTTCCGGCGGGCTGTGGGGCAAAGGCGTCGGGCGGGGGACGCAGAATGTGCTCGGCTTCCTGCCGCGTACGGTATCCAACAACGATTTTATTTTTTCGGTGGTGGCCGAAGAGATCGGCTTTGCCGGTGTCATGGCGCTGATTGCGGCCCAGTTATTGTTGATTTACAGCATCCTGCGGACTGCTTATCTGACGCCGGATCCTTTTGGCCGCTATATTGGGGTTGGGGTTGCGATGGTTTTCATCACGCACGGCTTCATCAATATGGGGATGAGCATCGGTCTGACGCCGGTGACCGGCATTCCGCTGCCGTTCATCAGCTATGGCGGTTCCTTTACGATGGCCGGGATGGCTTCGCTCGGGTTGGTGCAGTCGATTTACCGCAACGGACTCCGGGAGGAGTAA
- a CDS encoding hybrid sensor histidine kinase/response regulator, producing MKIAKKFACYIGSLLVLLAIILWWYIQHQIVPFWRFLTAQSEKAPVDTFWLFVHQEELFNGIVFGLLSVITIAYIVGVFFYFQRHIIRPLVKMVAFSDRLGQGEFPAKLEVESDSDEISDLERSLNFQRDRLHNSINKLKVSHERERLAREKAESSNTMKSNFIARLAPELRSPLNSIIGFNEIIRNDISKGCYDRRLAMLVDALGHSAEMLDRQISRLLDISLLSSGSDEVNITEFGTAEFMNELLEYNAFCINNDDLELINHFTADMPAVLATDRSILAIVLGVLIRTLAQVAGPGEVISCSCIRDGDEIIFSVRDNRRSNSREQLAMLYNLGANLAALPGHLPPDTISFSLLFVARKAALIGGKMAAESNEASQSEFKLTFPVWEILPDRGDDSEGTPRIASNLRHSNSLQDRLDQADAEEIRPALKILLAENDRDNALVIKTLLEDDGHQLDVINDGMDLESTLLETDYDLVIISLTLPQINVVGAIKRICREPEFKRIPVVVIAGFLTEPEREQMLEFGVKRCLVKPLNFARLRKMVFRVAERPAGLSQ from the coding sequence ATGAAGATCGCGAAAAAATTTGCCTGTTATATCGGCAGTTTGCTGGTGCTGCTGGCGATCATTCTCTGGTGGTACATCCAGCATCAGATCGTTCCGTTCTGGCGTTTTCTGACGGCGCAGTCGGAGAAGGCCCCGGTCGATACCTTCTGGCTGTTCGTCCACCAGGAAGAGCTGTTCAACGGCATCGTCTTCGGCCTGCTGTCGGTAATCACGATCGCCTACATCGTCGGGGTGTTCTTCTATTTTCAGCGGCATATCATCCGGCCGTTGGTCAAAATGGTGGCGTTTTCCGACCGGCTCGGCCAGGGAGAGTTTCCGGCCAAGCTGGAAGTGGAGAGCGACAGCGACGAAATCAGCGACCTGGAGCGTTCGCTCAATTTCCAGCGCGACCGGCTGCACAATTCGATCAATAAACTCAAAGTCAGCCATGAACGGGAACGGCTGGCCCGCGAGAAAGCGGAAAGCTCCAACACGATGAAGTCGAATTTCATCGCCCGGCTGGCGCCGGAACTGCGCAGTCCGCTCAATTCCATCATCGGGTTCAATGAAATCATCCGCAACGACATCTCCAAAGGCTGTTACGACCGGCGGCTGGCGATGCTGGTCGATGCGCTCGGACACAGTGCGGAAATGCTCGACCGCCAGATCTCCCGGCTGCTGGACATCAGTTTGTTGAGCAGCGGCAGCGACGAAGTGAACATTACCGAATTCGGCACCGCCGAATTCATGAATGAGCTGTTGGAATACAACGCCTTCTGCATCAACAACGACGATCTGGAATTGATCAATCATTTCACCGCCGATATGCCGGCGGTGCTGGCCACCGACCGTTCGATTCTCGCCATCGTGCTGGGAGTGCTGATCCGGACGCTGGCCCAGGTGGCCGGTCCCGGCGAAGTGATCTCCTGCAGTTGTATCCGCGACGGCGACGAAATCATCTTTTCCGTCCGCGACAACCGGCGCAGCAACAGCCGGGAGCAACTGGCGATGCTCTACAATCTCGGCGCCAATCTGGCGGCGCTGCCGGGGCATCTGCCGCCGGACACCATCAGTTTCAGTCTGTTGTTCGTCGCCCGCAAGGCGGCGTTGATCGGCGGCAAGATGGCGGCGGAGAGCAACGAGGCCTCCCAATCGGAATTCAAGCTGACTTTTCCGGTCTGGGAAATACTGCCCGACCGTGGCGACGACAGCGAAGGAACGCCGCGCATCGCCAGCAATTTACGTCACTCCAATTCGCTGCAGGACCGGCTCGACCAGGCGGACGCGGAGGAAATCCGGCCGGCGCTGAAGATACTGCTGGCGGAGAATGACCGGGACAACGCGCTGGTGATCAAAACATTGCTGGAGGACGACGGCCATCAGCTCGACGTGATCAACGACGGGATGGATCTGGAGTCGACGCTGCTGGAAACGGATTACGATCTGGTGATAATCTCGCTGACGCTGCCGCAGATCAACGTCGTCGGCGCAATCAAACGAATCTGCCGCGAGCCGGAATTCAAACGGATACCGGTGGTGGTCATCGCCGGCTTCCTGACCGAACCGGAACGGGAACAGATGCTGGAGTTCGGCGTCAAGCGCTGCCTGGTCAAACCGTTGAATTTCGCCCGCCTGCGTAAAATGGTTTTCCGGGTGGCGGAGCGCCCGGCCGGTCTTTCACAGTAA